The genomic DNA AATAACCACATTATCAACCACATCAACGCTCACACCCTTGCAATCAAAGGCTCGGCAAAAGCCTGGTAATTGAAGCCCTCGCGGAAGGCCTAGTAATTGAAGGCCTGGCAATTGAAGCCCTGGGTCAGGCGGTGTGGAGTTGAAGGCTTGCATTGGTGCGTGGGCATCGAGCATTAACACCACGGCAGTATATTTACTACAATACTTCCAAATATAAGAATACACTGTGATTTGTGGGGTACAAAATGCACTGCGATGCTGGTGATAATGGAAATGATCGGGTGTGATGGGAAAGGTATGTTGTGGTATGAGGGGTAATGCCCCCCCTAGAAAAAGGGTAATAATGCCCCCCTAGAATTTTTCCTataaggaagaaaaaaaggtatGTAAAGTATAATAATCCCCAAACCAGATTCCCAGAACCCAATAATGAACCGATATATCCAAAAATGCCATAACAGTCATAAAactacaccaccgccctccctACTTATAGTATGAGGAATGCACTCCCCCCAATAACCCCAAAAACCATCGCCGCCGTCACAAACCCGGCCGcgaccctctcccccgtGGTGATGGGCTTGTACTCCTTCCCCGTCATCCAACTCCCCGGCCCGTCCGCACCCCCATTCACATCCCCCTTGCTCGTCCCGCCCGTGTCCCCCGTAACAGGCACATCAACCCTATCCACCAACGTCGACGCCACCGCACTCAAGGCATTCATCTGCTCCCCCACCCCGTTCATCCCGTCATACCCCCCCTTTGTCCAGCTGAACCCACAAGCCGTCCCTGGCCTGCCACGAAAGGGTTGCTCCCCAGGTGGTGCCTCAGTCGGCGAACCCGAACAGGCCTTCGCCGCTGCAATAGCGCTATTGGTCAGAAGCGGGGATATGGACTCGAACGTATAAGGCGCCAGCTGTGTCGTCCTCGCCAGCCAACGAGTGAGATACCCCTTGAAACTCCGCTGATCAATATCGCAAAATCCTGGAGGTTCACAAAACTGTTCAAACAtgaccctctccccatcggtgctgttggtgaaGAAAGTCCTCTCGGCGGAAGCCAAGTGGCTGTCGAGGCGTCGTTTCCAGATCGGGTTCCCATCGGTAAAATTATACATCACCGCCGACCCGTGGATGAAAATGCCCGCGTTGTACGTCCACTGGATCTCGTCGATGGAGTCACAGCTGTTGCCTTCCTCCGGCTTGACCGTCACGCCGTCTAGCACGTCACCGTCCCGAAAAAGGCCGGTCTCTTCCTGCCAGGTGTAGATCTTGGCTGCCCACTCGGCGTAGGTGACGTTACCCGTGAAGCGAGCTAGTCGGGAGGcgatgttgaagaagcagccgttggagatggagttgCGGTAGTTGAAGCCGCGGTTGAAGCGGAAGATTTGCCAGGggaggccgccgccgcagccggAGGACTCGTTTTCCTCCCAGCGTTGGGCCCATTGGTTGAAGACTGCttgggcgagggcgaggtaTTGAGGTTGGTCGGGCCCAGGGTCGGGGAATTTGAGCTCGGCGGCTGTCATGGCTGTCATGGCCCAGAAGCCTTGGTCGTCGTTGCCCAGCGTGCGGGTTTGGTTGCGGGGCATGAAGTCCCGGGTAGGGGCggcttggtggaggatggctTGCTTTGTGATATCGTTGTAGGTGTCGTCGCCGGTGAGCTGCCAGTAGTCGATTAGGGTGCCGAACATGGCGCCTGCTTCCCACCAGAAGTAGGGGTCTGGGAGGTTGCCGGGGGTGTCGCCGGGGAGGTGGCCGGTGTAGTACTTTGTGAGGCCGAAGGCGatttcggcggcggcggctttcacggaagctggagga from Podospora pseudoanserina strain CBS 124.78 chromosome 2, whole genome shotgun sequence includes the following:
- a CDS encoding hypothetical protein (CAZy:GH76; COG:G; EggNog:ENOG503NXU9), whose product is MRLLGGILGMASLLMQTVTAIDMVISDEASVKAAAAEIAFGLTKYYTGHLPGDTPGNLPDPYFWWEAGAMFGTLIDYWQLTGDDTYNDITKQAILHQAAPTRDFMPRNQTRTLGNDDQGFWAMTAMTAAELKFPDPGPDQPQYLALAQAVFNQWAQRWEENESSGCGGGLPWQIFRFNRGFNYRNSISNGCFFNIASRLARFTGNVTYAEWAAKIYTWQEETGLFRDGDVLDGVTVKPEEGNSCDSIDEIQWTYNAGIFIHGSAVMYNFTDGNPIWKRRLDSHLASAERTFFTNSTDGERVMFEQFCEPPGFCDIDQRSFKGYLTRWLARTTQLAPYTFESISPLLTNSAIAAAKACSGSPTEAPPGEQPFRGRPGTACGFSWTKGGYDGMNGVGEQMNALSAVASTLVDRVDVPVTGDTGGTSKGDVNGGADGPGSWMTGKEYKPITTGERVAAGFVTAAMVFGVIGGSAFLIL